One stretch of Lucilia cuprina isolate Lc7/37 chromosome 6, ASM2204524v1, whole genome shotgun sequence DNA includes these proteins:
- the LOC111682512 gene encoding damage-control phosphatase ARMT1-like, protein MSLGSPAIQNDQIINETCNPLDFDEFDLKHGIVNGPTPPNVPLKGQYKQSFAYYTFRQRLPNTLNTICKTLEQTGQEKEFPYSPEELNSVREQVKQLKTQLENDEPLQLFTGKETDRELWNSFISNLAADQNTFYKTCWLYAECYMYRKLASFFEATQTLTNYDFFAQQKFQALKLASEVMVQVAQNTQNPENNVQTFQKLLKLNLWGNRCDLSITSGQEVKPLGNLLDIIDTLNDNILIDHSADIWHCLQHHKDSKIIVDFICDNAGFELFTDLLLAQYLIDHRLCNIVRFNLKSIPWYVSDTTAQDVHGTLKYLKEHQSLELKRLGNAWTQYLEDERFVLASREDFWTSPYEFYRMPDINPTLYQQLQQSTLLIFKGDLNYRKLLGDFNWNFCEKFETCLRGFRPTNLCTLRTVKGDLICDLKPGLATELNELNKDWMFTGEYGLIQFISKA, encoded by the exons ATG TCTTTGGGTTCTCCTGCTATTCAAAATGatcaaattataaatgaaacttGTAATCCGTTGGATTTTGATGAATTCGATCTTAAACATGGAATTGTTAATGGTCCTACACCGCCAAATGTTCCCTTAAAAGGCCAATATAAACAAAGTTTTGCCTATTACACATTTCGTCAACGTTTGCCCAATACTTTGAATACTATATGCAAAACTTTAGAACAAACTGGACAAGAAAAAGAATTTCCTTATTCCCCAGAGGAATTGAACTCTGTTAGAGAACAAGTTAAACAACTAAAAACACAACTGGAAAATGATGAACCTTTACAGTTATTCACAGGAAAGG AAACCGATCGTGAATTATGGAATTCCTTTATTTCAAATTTGGCTGCCGATCAAAACACCTTTTATAAAACCTGTTGGTTGTATGCCGAATGTTATATGTACCGCAAGTTGGCCTCGTTCTTTGAGGCCACACAAACTCTTACAAATTACGACTTTTTTGCACAACAGAAATTCCAAGCTCTTAAACTGGCCTCAGAAGTAATGGTGCAAGTAGCTCAGAATACCCAAAATCCTGAAAATAATGTACAAACTTTTCAAAAACTCTTAAAG CTTAATCTTTGGGGCAATCGTTGTGATTTATCCATAACCTCGGGTCAGGAAGTAAAACCTTTAGGCAATCTTCTCGATATCATTGACACACTAAATGACAATATCTTAATTGATCATAGTGCCGATATTTGGCATTGTTTACAGCATCACAAAGATTCAAAAattattgttgattttatttgcGATAATGCTGGTTTTGAATTATTTACCGATCTATTATTGGCTCAATATCTAATCGATCATAGATTATGTAATATCGTACGTTTTAATTTGAAATCTATACCTTGGTATGTATCTGATACAACGGCACAAGATGTTCATGgaacattgaaatatttaaaggaaCATCAATCGTTGGAGCTAAAACGTTTGGGTAATGCATGGACGCAGTACCTTGAAGATGAACGATTTGTTTTAGCTTCCAGGGAGGATTTTTGGACATCACCTTATGAGTTCTATAG AATGCCCGACATTAATCCCACGCTCTACCAACAGCTGCAGCAATCCACTTTACTTATCTTTAAAGGTGATTTAAATTATCGCAAACTTTTGGGTGATTTCAATTGGAATTTTTGCGAAAAATTTGAAACCTGCCTAAGAGGATTTCGACCCACAAATCTATGCACTTTACGCACAGTTAAAGGAGATTTAATATGTGATTTGAAACCGGGACTAGCGACAGagttaaatgaattaaataaagaCTGGATGTTTACCGGGGAATATggtttaatacaatttataagCAAGGCGTAA
- the LOC111682510 gene encoding damage-control phosphatase ARMT1-like, whose protein sequence is MNNLITAGEFDSKYDIIDSATPRHTALSGRYKRSFAYYTLRERLPVILTEIIDQLNRDKDEIATLGNDEETREEIKAVVGKISKLKYQLQTDKKFEKFNGEEPDKDLWNNFIENLPSDACSFFRSCWLYAECYMYRKVSSFFESTKYLKNYDYFAKQKQNGLKTEGILGAAKVVRRIEKNQKTFSNLVKLNLWGNKCDLSLIMRKAFTPSDDVFEQLESFNSNILVDNIKQIWDCLENADHSKPVIVEFVNDNAGFEFYTDLVLADYMIEKELATKVRFSVKPIPWYVSDVVPTDVPWTLDYMSKHESPFVKELAAKWQQYFDEGKFVLSPVNYFWVSPYEYYKMREIAPDLYQYLSEAHLVIFKGDLNYRKLLGDLCWDPTEDFLTCLRGFQPTNICSLRTVKADLICSLPQGKAEELNRLDTQWMCTGEYGVIEFMEKTACGCQEAKDN, encoded by the exons ATGAATAATCTTATAACAGCCGGGGAATTTGATTCTAAATATGACATTATTGATTCAGCAACACCAAGACACACTGCTCTATCGGGACGCTATAAAag gaGTTTTGCCTATTACACTTTACGCGAACGTTTGCCTGTTATTTTAACTGAAATTATTGATCAGCTAAATAGAGATAAAGATGAAATTGCCACACTGGGCAATGACGAG GAAACTCGAGAAGAAATTAAAGCAGTTGTGGGTAAAATATCCAAACTAAAATATCAACTGCAAActgataaaaaatttgaaaaattcaatGGAGAAG AACCCGATAAAGACTTATGGAATAACTTTATCGAAAATCTACCATCCGATGCCTGTTCATTCTTTCGTTCCTGTTGGCTGTATGCCGAATGTTATATGTATCGTAAAGTGTCTTCCTTCTTCGAAAGcacaaaatatcttaaaaactacGATTATTTtgcgaaacaaaaacaaaatggtcTTAAAACGGAAGGCATTTTAGGTGCAGCCAAAGTTGTCAGACGCATCGAAAAGAATCAAAAGACATTTAGTAATTTAGTTAAACTAAACCTATGGGGCAATAAATGTGATTTATCACTTATCATGCGCAAAGCTTTCACACCTTCCGATGATGTATTCGAACAGTTGGAAAGCTTTAATAGCAATATATTAGTAGATAATATCAAACAAATATGGGATTGTTTAGAAAATGCCGATCACTCAAAACCGGTTATAGTGGAATTTGTAAATGATAATGCAGGCTTTGAGTTCTATACCGATTTAGTGTTGGCGGATTATATGATAGAAAAAGAATTAGCCACAAAGGTACGTTTCAGTGTAAAACCTATACCCTGGTATGTATCGGATGTTGTGCCCACAGATGTACCCTGGACTTTGGACTATATGAGTAAACATGAATCACCATTTGTTAAGGAATTAGCGGCAAAATGGCAACAATATTTTGATGAGGGTAAATTCGTATTGAGTCCAGTAAACTATTTCTGGGTATCGCCCTATGAATATTACAA AATGCGTGAAATAGCTCCCGATTTGTATCAATACCTTAGTGAGGCTCATCTGGTTATTTTCAAAGGTGATTTAAATTATCGCAAACTATTGGGCGACTTATGCTGGGATCCCACAGAAGATTTTCTCACCTGTCTTAGAGGTTTCCAACCAACCAATATCTGCTCATTGCGCACTGTTAAAGCTGATCTAATATGCAGTTTGCCTCAGGGTAAGGCAGAGGAATTAAATCGTTTGGATACACAATGGATGTGTACAGGAGAATATGGCGTCATAGAGTTTATGGAGAAAACGGCTTGTGGTTGCCAAGAGGCTAAAGATAATTGA
- the LOC111682515 gene encoding outer dynein arm-docking complex subunit 4 isoform X1, translating into MSKVLKDFLAVDKEQELLQSFIRLGATSDEEAFEESNQHKKGAARRRASSYTSPRKTADNRRKSVKFFDGAEGPTEKSTGQRMNRIEAELRAARKKSEDLAAKKKKPKENFVDFYTDKDRAAAVSAGAYDIKQSLQIKQKQDRNETLLIPDEADISSIIALGLKEIKNANPDNAIHFFSKALELNNTDINALVSRSKCYLLLGEASKALIDAETALAEDKNNIRAIYQKAESLYYLGQFEQSLMYFHRGLRARPELASFRLGVQKTQEAIENTIGVKNTKPGTAGKNKPKRSGDNTPKSQMTTSRPQRPKPTKAELERRNARKLLGELCVDKEYLENLLKHPDLVRADTNTENISMYAKEAVDFLNKRQEFWRQQRPCTALPNHKNLPMDAMPRWF; encoded by the exons ttttaaaagatttcctAGCCGTCGATAAAGAACAAGAGTTATTACAAAGTTTTATACGTTTAGGAGCGACCAGCGATGAGGAGGCTTTTGAGGAATCCAATCAACATAAAAAGGGAGCTGCTAGACGACGTGCCAGTAGCTATACCTCACCCCGAAAAACAGCAGATAATCGACGTAAATCGGTGAAATTTTTTGATGGTGCTGAGGGCCCAACCGAAAAATCAACGGGACAACGCATGAATCGCATAGAGGCGGAACTGAGAGCTGCACGTAAAAAATCCGAAGATTTAGCTGCTAAAAAGAAAAAGCCCAAAGAAAATTTCGTAGATTTCTATACGGATAAAGATCGGGCGGCTGCAGTTAGTGCGGGAGCGTATGATATTAAGCAGAGTTTACAAATCAAACAGAAACAGGATCGCAATGAAACACTGCTAATACCAGATGAGGCCGATATAAGTTCGATAATAGCGTTGGGTTTGAAAGAGATCAAAAATGCGAATCCTGACAATGCCATACATTTCTTTTCAAAG GCCCTTGAACTAAACAACACCGATATTAATGCCTTAGTCTCACGCAGTAAATGCTATTTACTGTTGGGTGAAGCTTCTAAGGCTTTAATTGATGCCGAAACAGCCTTGGCTGAGGATAAAAACAATATACGAGCGATTTATCAAAAAGCTGAATCCCTCTACTATTTGGGACAATTCGAACAGAGTCTTATGTACTTCCATCGCGGCCTACGTGCTCGCCCCGAACTGGCCTCTTTTCGTCTGGGTGTACAAAAAACCCAAGAAGCTATAGAAAACACCATAGGCGTTAAGAATACCAAACCCGGAACAGCTGGTAAAAATAAACCCAAACGTTCGGGTGATAATACACCTAAATCACAAATGACTACTTCAAGACCTCAACGACCTAAACCCACTAAGGCAGAGTTGGAGCGCAGAAATGCTCGTAAACTTTTGGGAGAACTTTGTGTGGATAAGGAGTATTTGGAGAATTTACTAAAACATCCCGATTTAGTGAGAGCCGATACAAATACGGAAAATATATCGATGTATGCTAAGGAGGCAGTGGATTTTCTCAATAAACGTCAAGAATTCTGGCGACAACAGAGACCCTGTACCGCCTTGCCAAATCATAAGAATTTACCGATGGATGCTATGCCCAGATGGTTTTAG
- the LOC111682517 gene encoding E3 ubiquitin-protein ligase Smurf1-like, with translation FSYPFRENNITNVIESTFSVENNSFGALVVHELKPSGASIPVTEDNKREYVKLYVNYRFMRGIEQQFLALQKGFCELIPSHLLRPFDERELELVIGGISSIDVNDWRNNTRLKHCTPETQQVIWFWQVVESYSSEMRARLLQFVTGSSRVPLQGFRALQGSTGAVGPRLFTIHLTQDVPTQNLPKAHTCFNRIDLPPYDSYQLLYDKLTQAVEETCGFAVE, from the exons ttttcataTCCTTTTAGAGAAAACAATATAACGAATGTTATAGAATCTACATTTAGTGTAGAGAATAATAGTTTTGGTGCTTTAGTTGTACACGAACTTAAACCATCGGGCGCTTCCATACCAGTAACAGAAGATAATAAACGTGAATATGTTAAGCTATATGTTAATTATAGATTTATGCGGGGTATTGAACAACAATTTTTAGCATTACAAAAag gCTTTTGTGAATTGATACCGAGTCATTTATTGAGACCATTTGATGAACGCGAATTGGAATTGGTTATTGGCGGTATATCCAGTATTGATGTCAACGATTGGCGCAACAATACGAGACTGAAACATTGTACACCGGAAACACAACAAGTTATATGGTTTTGGCAG GTGGTGGAATCCTATTCATCGGAAATGCGTGCTAGACTTTTACAATTTGTTACCGGTTCATCACGTGTTCCTTTACAAGGTTTTCGTGCATTACAAGGTTCTACCGGTGCCGTAGGTCCACGACTTTTTACCATACACTTGACCCAAGATGTACCCACACAAAATCTACCCAAAGCTCATACATGTTTTAATCGTATTGATTTGCCACCCTATGACAGTTATCAGCTGTTGTATGATAAACTTACACAAGCTGTAGAAGAAACTTGTGGCTTTGCCGTAGAATAA
- the LOC111682521 gene encoding synaptojanin-1: MAMSKVIRVLEKSIAPSPHSVLMEHRHKNDSILFESHAVALLSQQETDIIRKQYTKVCDAYGCLGVLQLNAGESTVLFLVLVTGCVSMGKIGDVEVFRIQQTQFVSLQNAAPNEDKISEVRKLLNSGTFYFAHTNQTSTTMNKFDITLCAQRRQQTSETDNRFFWNRMMHIHMLRFGIDCQAWLLKAMCGSVEIRTVYIGAKQARAAIISRLSCERAGTRFNVRGTNDEGHVANFVETEQVIHVDNDVTSYVQTRGSVPLFWEQPGVQVGSHKVKLSRGFETSAAAFDRHMSMMKQRYGYQAIINLLGTSLVGSKEGEAMLSNEFQRHHGMSAHKDVPHIIFDYHQECRGGNFGALSKLKERITACGINFGIFHVSNGQVLREQFGVIRTNCLDCLDRTNCVQTYLGLDTLAVQIEALGMGEKKNYSRFEEIFKQMWINNGNEVSKIYAGTGAIQGGSKLMDGARSAARTIQNNLLDNSKQEAIDILLVGSTLNSELADRARILLPSNMLHAPTTVLREMCKRYTEYVTPKTARVAVGTYNVNGGKHFRSIVFKDSLSDWLLDCHALARSKALVNVNNPSENAGNPVDIYAIGFQEIVDLNASNIMAASTDNAKLWAEELQKTISRDNDYVLLTYQQLVGVCLYIYIRPEHAPYIKDVAIDCVKTGLGGATGNKGACAIRFVLHGTSMCFVCAHFAAGQSQVAERNADYAEITRKLAFPMGRTLKSHDWVFWCGDFNYRIDMDKEELKESIRNGDLSAVLENDQLRKEQEAGNVFSDFLEGEITFDPTYKYDLFSDDYDTSEKQRAPAWTDRVLWRRRKALAESDFANNDWNPGKLIHYGRSELKQSDHRPVIAIIDAEIMEIDQKRRRTVFEQVIRDLGPPDSTIVVHVKDVAVDDEGPTIYDENVMSTLIQELTKMGEVTLVRYVEDTMWVTFRDGEAALNAVAKGQLNICGLDLEFELKSPNWHHFVDNEIELCTTNTIALCANPQEQAQLLNATPEVPQRPKQPPTRPAPARPPIPMSPKNSPRHLPHAGVISVVPEMLQKPAKPPMPPQPQQPPQLPPPLRPVPVGSGSDTAPSSKSQSPTEQTSPLHSSSGKVSPSGSGSQAGSLPPTPPRHTQSKNVTPASTPSRQSKQSSVDVQDTSTYNESNIYEEIPDIPAPRHPPPAFPPPVGLMDGGSSESPARRPPQMPTNAPMGPPPPLPVRRGPPPIPNRTGNAPPLPNRPNNN; the protein is encoded by the exons ATGGCTATGTCTAAAGTAATAAGGGTACTGGAGAAATCCATTGCTCCTTCGCCACATAGTGTACTAATGGAGCATCGTCATAAAAACGACAGCATACTATTTGAATCGCATGCAGTGGCATTGCTGTCACAACAAGAGACGGATATCATACGTAAACAATATACCAAAGTTTGTGATGCCTATGGCTGTTTGGGTGTTTTGCAATTAAATGCTGGCGAAAGTACGGTATTATTTCTAGTGCTGGTCACTGGTTGTGTGTCGATGGGTAAAATAGGCGATGTAGAAGTGTTTCGTATACAGCAGACACAATTTGTTTCTTTGCAAAATGCAGCACCCAATGAAGATAAGATATCGGAAGTTAGGAAATTACTTAATTCGGGTACATTTTATTTTGCCCACACCAATCAGACATCGACTACCATGAATAAGTTTGATATAACATTGTGTGCCCAAAGGCGTCAGCAGACATCTGAAACGGATAATCGTTTCTTTTGGAATCGTATGATGCATATACATATGCTAAGATTTGGTATAGATTGTCAGGCCTGGTTGTTGAAGGCCATGTGTGGTTCGGTGGAAATACGTACAGTATATATAGGAGCTAAACAAGCAAGGGCAGCAATTATATCAAGATTGTCTTGTGAAAGAGCTGGCACTAGATTCAATGTTAGAG GCACCAACGATGAAGGTCATGTTGCTAATTTTGTGGAAACTGAACAGGTAATTCATGTTGATAATGATGTCACCAGTTATGTCCAAACTAGAGGTTCTGTACCCTTATTTTGGGAACAACCTGGTGTTCAAGTAGGCTCGCACAAAGTTAAACTTTCTCGCGGCTTTGAAACATCTGCTGCTGCTTTTGATCGTCATATGTCTATGATGAAACAACGTTATGGCTACCAAGCCATTATAAATCTCTTGGGCACTTCGTTGGTGGGTAGCAAAGAAGGCGAAGCCATGTTAAGCAATGAATTTCAAAGACACCATGGGATGTCGGCTCACAAGGATGTTCCTCATATCATTTTCGATTATCACCAAGAGTGTCGTGGTGGCAATTTTGGTGCTTTATCCAAGCTTAAGGAGCGCATAACTGCCTGCGGCATTAACTTTGGCATATTTCATGTTTCCAATGGTCAGGTGTTGCGCGAACAATTTGGTGTTATACGCACCAATTGTTTGGATTGTTTAGATCGTACTAATTGTGTGCAGACTTATTTGGGTCTCGACACTTTGGCAGTGCAAATAGAAGCTTTGGGTATGGGCGAGAAGAAAAATTATTCCAGATTTGAAGAGATTTTTAAGCAAATGTGGATTAATAATGGTAATGAGGTTAGCAAGATTTATGCTGGTACTGGAGCCATTCAGGGCGGTTCAAAACTCATGGATGGAGCAAGATCAGCAGCTAGGACTATACAAAATAATCTGTTGGATAATTCAAAACAA GAAGCCATTGACATTCTCCTAGTTGGCTCCACACTCAACTCCGAATTAGCCGATAGAGCTCGCATTTTATTACCTTCCAATATGTTGCATGCTCCCACCACAGTTTTGCGTGAAATGTGCAAACGTTATACGGAATATGTAACCCCTAAAACGGCACGTGTAGCTGTTGGAACTTACAACGTAAATGGTGGCAAGCATTTTCGCAGTATTGTCTTCAAGGATTCGCTTTCGGATTGGCTTTTAGATTGTCATGCTTTAGCACGCTCTAAGGCTTTGGTTAATGTTAATAATCCATCAGAGAATGCTGGCAATCCAGTGGATATTTATGCTATAGGCTTTCAGGAAATTGTCGATTTAAATGCTTCCAATATAATGGCTGCTAGTACAGATAATGCCAAGCTATGGGCTGAGGAATTACAGAAAACCATATCACGTGATAATGATTATGTTCTTTTGACTTATCAGCAGTTGGTGGGCGTGTGTCTGTATATTTATATACGACCCGAACATGCTCCCTACATAAAAGATGTGGCTATAGATTGTGTTAAGACGGGTTTGGGTGGCGCAACTGGTAATAAGGGAGCTTGTGCTATACGTTTTGTTTTGCATGGCACTTCTATGTGTTTTGTTTGCGCACATTTTGCGGCAGGTCAATCGCAG gtGGCCGAGCGTAATGCTGATTATGCTGAGATCACCCGCAAATTGGCTTTTCCCATGGGCCGCACTTTAAAGTCACACGATTGGGTATTCTGGTGTGGTGATTTCAATTATCGCATTGACATGGATAAAGAGGAACTTAAAGAGTCCATACGCAATGGTGATTTGTCGGCTGTCTTGGAAAATGATCAATTACGCAAGGAACAAGAGGCGGGCAATGTATTTTCCGATTTTCTAGAAGGTGAAATTACCTTTGATCCCACTTATAAATACGACTTGTTTAGTGATGACTACGATACCTCGGAGAAACAAAGAGCACCCGCCTGGACTGATCGTGTATTATGGCGTCGGCGCAAGGCATTAGCTGAATCAGATTTTGCCAATAATGATTGGAATCCGGGTAAATTAATACACTATGGAAGGTCAGAGCTTAAGCAAAGTGATCATCGTCCGGTTATAGCCATAATTGATGCTGAAATTATGGAAATAGATCAGAAGCGTAGAAGAACTGTTTTCGAACAGGTTATTAGAGATTTAGGACCACCAGATTCCACTATAGTGGTTCATGTTAAAGACGTCGCGGTAGACGATGAAGGACCTACTATTTATGATGAAAATGTTATGTCCACTTTGATACAGGAACTAACTAAAATGGGTGAGGTTACTTTGGTACGTTATGTAGAGGATACTATGTGGGTAACCTTTAGAGATGGTGAGGCTGCACTTAATGCCGTAGCCAAGGGTCAGCTTAATATTTGTGGTTTAGATTTGGAATTTGAATTGAAATCTCCAAATTGGCATCATTTTGTGGACAATGAAATTGAATTGTGCACCACCAATACTATAGCTTTGTGTGCAAATCCTCAAGAACAGGCACAGCTATTGAATGCCACCCCGGAAGTGCCACAAAGACCAAAACAACCACCCACAAGGCCAGCACCCGCCAGGCCACCCATACCCATGTCACCAAAGAATTCACCCAGACATTTGCCACATGCCGGCGTTATTAGTGTAGTGCCCGAAATGTTACAGAAACCGGCCAAGCCTCCAATGCCACCACAGCCGCAACAACCACCACAATTGCCACCACCCCTAAGACCAGTACCGGTGGGCTCGGGCTCGGATACGGCACCTTCCTCCAAGTCACAATCGCCAACCGAACAAACTTCTCCGCTACACTCTTCATCCGGCAAAGTGTCACCCTCTGGTTCAGGTTCTCAGGCCGGTTCATTGCCGCCCACACCACCACGTCACACACAAAGCAAGAACGTAACACCAGCTTCGACACCGTCACGCCAATCAAAACAATCATCGGTCGATGTGCAAGATACCTCAACATACAACGAGAGCAATATTTATGAAGAAATACCAGATATACCTGCACCCCGACATCCACCACCAGCCTTTCCACCCCCCGTGGGTTTAATGGATGGTGGCAGTAGTGAAAGTCCTGCTAGAAGACCACCACAAATGCCGACGAATGCACCCATGGGTCCTCCACCACCACTACCCGTTAGACGAGGTCCCCCACCTATACCAAATCGTACAGGGAATGCACCACCCTTGCCGAATAgaccaaataataattaa